A segment of the Silvanigrella paludirubra genome:
TGGGTTTGAAATATCAGAAGGCGATGTTTTAGCTGTTATGGACTCTGATCTTCAACATGATGAAAAGGCTCTTCTATCCTTTATCACTGCCTTTGAAAAAGGAGCCGATATTGTTGTTGGCTCTCGAAAAGTAGCAGGTGGCGGAATTGAAGATTGGAGCCCCTTCCGAAAATTTGTTTCTTGGTCAGCTACCTTACTCGCTAAAATTGCCCTCACAAAATCTGTAAGTGATCCTATGAGTGGTTTTTTTGGTATAAAACGAAAAATTTATGAGACATATAAGCATGAAATCAATCCTAGAGGTTTTAAAATTCTTTTAGAATTTTTAGCACGAGCTAAAAATACACAAATAGAAGAAGTTGGATATACTTTTAGAGGAAGAATTCACGGTGAAAGTAAACTTTCTAGTAAAGTTATTTTTGATTATATATTTGCATTATATGAATTAAGCATTGGTAAATATTTGCCAACCCAATTTATTAAATATGGTATTATTGGTTTCTCTGGACTAATTATTGCAACTGCAATCATTTTTATATGCCAACATTTTACGAATTTATCTAAATCATATTCAATTGCTCTTTCTATTGAAATAAGCATTATAACTAATTTTTATTTAAATAATTATTGGACTTTCAAAAACTTTAAATTAAAAGGGCTTTGGAAAATCATTCGAGGCCTTGCCACATTTCATGCAATTTGTTTAGGTGGTGCACTTATAAATCAAGCTATAGCACTTAAAATGTTAACTTATGGAATGGATGTTTATCTCTCCAATGCTTTTGGTTATTTTATTGCCGCAATTTGGAATTATATAATTAATGTTAATATCACCTGGAAAGGAAAACCAGAACATGGCTAACTATATTTATAATATGGTCAAACTTCGCAAAAATATTGCGGGTAAAGATATTTTGAAAGATATTTATTTATCCTTTTTTCACGGCGCTAAAATTGGTGTCATTGGATCGAATGGTGCTGGTAAATCAACTTTATTGAGAATTATGGCGGGTATAGATAAAGATTTTGCTGGTGAAGCATTTCCTCAAAAAGGAATAAAAGTTGGATATTTACCTCAAGAACCAAAACTAGATCCAAATAAAACTGTATTTGAAAATGTAGAAGAAGCTGTAAAAGATATAAAAGATCTTATCCGCAAATTTGATTCTTTAAATGAACGCCTTGGCGAACCACTTGAAGATGATGAAATGAATAAAATTCTTGAACAAACAGCCGTTTTACAAGACGAAATTGATGCAAAAAATGCTTGGGAAATTGATAGAACAATTGAAATTGCTATGGATGCCCTTCGCTGTCCCCCTGGCGATTCAAAAGTAACAAGTTTATCTGGTGGCGAATTAAGAAGAGTTGCATTATGTAAATTATTAATGGAAAAACCTGAATTACTCCTTCTTGACGAACCTACAAACCATCTTGATGCAGAAAGTGTTCAATGGTTAGAACGTTACCTTAAAGAATACCCAGGAACTCTTGTTACTATTACGCATGATAGATACTTTCTTGATAATGTAACAGAATGGGTTTTGGAACTTGACAAAGGAGAAGGAATTCCTTGGCAAGGGAATTATTCTTCTTGGCTAGGTCAAAAAACAACTCGACTTTCTGAAGAAGAAAAACAAGAATCCGCTCGTCAAAAAACATTAAAACGTGAACTTGAGTGGATGAGCATGTCCCCTAAAGCAAGACAAGCAAAAAGCAAATGGCGAATTTCTGCGTACAATGAACTTCTAAAAGAACAAAATGAAAAACAAGAAGGAATTCGAGAAATTGCTTTTCCACCAGCTCCAAGACTTGGAGATAATGTTGTAGACTCTGTTAATTTAACAAAATCTTTTGGTGATAAATTACTATTTGAAAATCTGAACTTTAAACTTCCTCCAGGAGGAATTGTTGGGATAATCGGCCCTAACGGAGCTGGTAAAACAACTCTCTTTAAAATGATTGCTGGACTTGAAAAACCAGATCAAGGTGAACTAAAAATTGGGGAAACCGTAAAAATTAGTTACGTTGATCAAAATAGAGAGTCTCTAGATAGCGATAAAACAGTATTTCAAGAGCTAAGCCAAGGAAAAGAAATGATCATGGTTGGTAACAAAGAAATTCCAGCCCGTTCTTATATTTCAAGCTTTGGATTCCGCGGAGCAGATCAGCAAAAAGCTGTAGGAAAGTTATCTGGCGGTGAACGCAATAGACTTAATTTAGCTAAAATGGTTATGAATGGTGGTAACTTGTTACTTCTTGATGAGCCTACAAATGATCTCGATGTTGATACTTTAAGAGCACTAGAAGATTCTCTTGTCTCTTTTCCAGGTTGTGCTGTTGTTATTAGCCATGATCGCTATTTCTTAGACCGCATTGCAACACATATTCTTGCCTTTGAAGGTAACAGTAATGTTGTTTGGTTTGAAGGTAACTATCAAGACTATATGGCAGATAAAAAACGCAGACTTGGCGAAGATGCCGTTAATCCAAAAAGAATCAAGTTCAAAAAACTAGTTCACTAATTTTTTGAACTTTTTTACAAAGAAATAATTTTTTTATTTCTTTGTCATTTTTATTATTTAAGAACGTAACTTGGCATAGAATCTTTAAAAAGAGATAATATACTCGAAAATTTTACTTCCCCATTTCCAATTTCAAACATTCCCTTTTCAGGATGCAAACCAATTTTAATATAATAATAATATTTTCCTTTATAGACATAGCCAGGAAGATATTGTCTATATTTTAGTTTTTTTGCCATGACTAAAAAATCATTAAAGCTCATTTTTCCACCGGAGTTATCTGGAAAAAAGCCATTCTCATTTTTTACCATATTATTCATAAAATCACTTACAGAATACCTTCCTTCATATGAACTTCGAATTGCTAATTT
Coding sequences within it:
- the ettA gene encoding energy-dependent translational throttle protein EttA, translated to MANYIYNMVKLRKNIAGKDILKDIYLSFFHGAKIGVIGSNGAGKSTLLRIMAGIDKDFAGEAFPQKGIKVGYLPQEPKLDPNKTVFENVEEAVKDIKDLIRKFDSLNERLGEPLEDDEMNKILEQTAVLQDEIDAKNAWEIDRTIEIAMDALRCPPGDSKVTSLSGGELRRVALCKLLMEKPELLLLDEPTNHLDAESVQWLERYLKEYPGTLVTITHDRYFLDNVTEWVLELDKGEGIPWQGNYSSWLGQKTTRLSEEEKQESARQKTLKRELEWMSMSPKARQAKSKWRISAYNELLKEQNEKQEGIREIAFPPAPRLGDNVVDSVNLTKSFGDKLLFENLNFKLPPGGIVGIIGPNGAGKTTLFKMIAGLEKPDQGELKIGETVKISYVDQNRESLDSDKTVFQELSQGKEMIMVGNKEIPARSYISSFGFRGADQQKAVGKLSGGERNRLNLAKMVMNGGNLLLLDEPTNDLDVDTLRALEDSLVSFPGCAVVISHDRYFLDRIATHILAFEGNSNVVWFEGNYQDYMADKKRRLGEDAVNPKRIKFKKLVH
- a CDS encoding glycosyltransferase, whose protein sequence is MLLSLIIPTYNESKNIPILIERIAQTLSNISKEVIIVDDNSPDKTWEIARTLSNEYPWLRVIRRMSDRGLSSAVLAGFEISEGDVLAVMDSDLQHDEKALLSFITAFEKGADIVVGSRKVAGGGIEDWSPFRKFVSWSATLLAKIALTKSVSDPMSGFFGIKRKIYETYKHEINPRGFKILLEFLARAKNTQIEEVGYTFRGRIHGESKLSSKVIFDYIFALYELSIGKYLPTQFIKYGIIGFSGLIIATAIIFICQHFTNLSKSYSIALSIEISIITNFYLNNYWTFKNFKLKGLWKIIRGLATFHAICLGGALINQAIALKMLTYGMDVYLSNAFGYFIAAIWNYIINVNITWKGKPEHG